A genome region from Bacteroidota bacterium includes the following:
- a CDS encoding OmpA family protein yields MRNTLALAFFLLATSAAQAQSAIEKLPLSINAPGQSQLLPVISADGRTLYFTRTRMGLDSEVVFDVWMSHVLGDTGFSDAEFLGGNLASSYGIAVTSIAPDNNSLYLIGKLKSDSPPDERVYVSHRTSSGWSIPEAIHIPGLHARGIYTDYSFGPDQKTLVMSVDRDSTLGDRDLYVSFYNETAHTWSMPLWLGADINSHSAEMTPYLASDNKTLYFSSDRFGGNGDVDVYRSFRLDDSWQHWSRPEELGTGINRNGRTTFYTEDAEGKFAYFSWRASTSDPAYLYRARVSHGRAVALVHGIVSDAHGKPLFARVRYERLSDGKELGSARSDPSSGAFQLSLPAGEDYALRAEKDGYFPTSEHIDLRTLNVFESLDRDLKLSKIEAGTAIALRNVFFETDKAMLLPASFPELGRVKELLQAHPEYKLEIAGHTDSLGSEQHNQQLGKSRAEAVREYLVQQGIEGSRLTAKSYGSSKPVATNATDEGRAMNRRVEFVIEP; encoded by the coding sequence ATGCGCAACACTCTCGCACTCGCTTTCTTCTTGCTCGCTACGTCCGCAGCGCAAGCTCAATCCGCGATCGAAAAGCTTCCGCTCTCGATCAATGCGCCGGGACAGAGCCAACTCCTGCCGGTCATTTCCGCCGATGGGCGAACCCTCTATTTTACCCGCACCCGCATGGGATTGGATAGCGAAGTAGTCTTCGACGTCTGGATGAGTCATGTCCTTGGTGATACGGGCTTTTCGGATGCGGAATTCCTGGGCGGGAATCTTGCGAGCTCGTATGGCATCGCGGTCACGAGCATCGCGCCAGATAACAACAGCCTCTACCTCATCGGCAAGCTCAAGAGTGATTCGCCCCCGGATGAGCGCGTGTATGTTTCGCATCGGACGTCGAGCGGCTGGTCGATTCCGGAAGCAATCCATATTCCCGGTCTTCATGCACGAGGCATCTATACAGACTACAGCTTCGGTCCGGACCAGAAGACACTGGTGATGTCCGTCGATCGCGATTCGACGCTTGGCGATCGGGACCTCTACGTGAGCTTCTATAACGAGACAGCACATACGTGGAGCATGCCGCTTTGGCTTGGTGCCGATATCAATAGCCACAGTGCGGAAATGACACCGTATCTTGCAAGCGATAACAAGACGCTCTATTTTTCGAGCGACCGATTCGGTGGGAACGGGGATGTCGATGTGTATCGGTCGTTCCGGCTCGATGATTCGTGGCAGCATTGGTCGCGGCCGGAGGAGCTGGGAACGGGGATCAATCGAAACGGTCGGACGACATTTTACACAGAAGACGCGGAAGGCAAATTCGCATATTTTTCGTGGCGGGCATCCACAAGCGATCCGGCATACTTGTATCGGGCTCGCGTTTCGCATGGGCGAGCAGTTGCTCTGGTCCATGGCATTGTCAGCGATGCCCATGGCAAGCCGCTCTTCGCGCGAGTGCGTTACGAGCGGCTATCGGATGGGAAAGAGTTGGGCAGCGCGCGTAGCGACCCATCGAGTGGAGCCTTTCAGCTTTCGCTGCCGGCGGGTGAAGATTACGCGCTTCGTGCCGAAAAAGACGGGTACTTCCCGACGAGCGAGCATATCGATTTGAGGACGCTTAACGTGTTCGAGTCACTCGATCGGGATTTGAAGCTTTCGAAAATTGAAGCGGGAACTGCGATCGCACTTCGGAATGTGTTCTTTGAAACGGACAAAGCAATGTTGCTGCCAGCATCCTTTCCGGAATTAGGGCGAGTAAAGGAATTGCTCCAGGCTCATCCCGAGTACAAGTTGGAGATCGCCGGACATACGGACAGTCTGGGATCCGAGCAGCACAACCAGCAACTTGGAAAAAGCCGCGCCGAGGCGGTGCGAGAGTATCTTGTTCAGCAAGGCATAGAGGGTAGCAGGCTCACTGCGAAAT